Proteins from one Rhinopithecus roxellana isolate Shanxi Qingling chromosome 18, ASM756505v1, whole genome shotgun sequence genomic window:
- the FAM216B gene encoding protein FAM216B, translating into MGQKWNRQQKLWNVPQLPFIRVRVPHSIYDTSLLKALNQGQQRYFYSIMRIYNSRPQWEALQTRYIHSLQHQQLLGYITQWEALSYALVLRDSTKRASAKVAPQRTISQKTSAMTRRCPSILPVSVVLPRAQSKKGQTLRN; encoded by the exons ATGGGACAAAAGTGGAATAGACAACAAAAGCTCTGGAATGTTCCACAGCTTCCTTTCATTCGAGTTCGAGTTCCTCACTCCATCTATGACACTTCCTTACTAAAG GCCCTCAACCAAGGGCAACAGCGCTACTTTTACAGCATTATGAGGATTTACAACTCCAGGCCCCAGTGGGAGGCCCTGCAGACCCGCTACATTCACAGCCTTCAGCACCAACAGCTGCTTG GCTATATTACTCAATGGGAAGCCTTGTCTTATGCTCTTGTGCTTAGAGATTCAACCAAGAGAGCCTCAGCCAAGGTAGCTCCTCAAAGAAccatttcccagaaaacttcAGCCATGACAAGAAGATGTCCATCAATACTACCTGTATCTGTGGTTCTACCTAGGGCCCAAAGTAAAAAGGGCCAAACGCTCAGGAACTGA